A single window of Hyphomicrobiales bacterium DNA harbors:
- a CDS encoding Tripartite tricarboxylate transporter TctB family protein, with amino-acid sequence MVNDLLERSHSVKRGNIAGRVDLRDLAVGIALLAIAMAFAVLALRRLALGTPSSMGPGFFPVMIAAALAVTAGLILVRAFGRATEPTGFLTPRAFLCILGAPIAFALAIGPLGFIPTLVLTTLLGAWSSKRMTWAFALSLTAGLTALCTVLFVKMLQMPVPLFGPWLDW; translated from the coding sequence ATGGTGAACGACCTTCTGGAGAGGAGCCATTCCGTGAAGCGGGGAAACATCGCCGGACGGGTCGACCTCAGGGATCTTGCTGTCGGCATTGCCTTGCTGGCGATAGCAATGGCCTTCGCGGTACTTGCCCTACGGCGCCTGGCTCTCGGAACGCCCTCCAGCATGGGGCCGGGCTTCTTCCCGGTGATGATCGCGGCTGCGCTCGCTGTGACCGCCGGATTGATCCTGGTGCGTGCCTTTGGCCGCGCGACCGAGCCCACTGGCTTCCTCACCCCGCGCGCGTTCCTCTGCATCCTGGGGGCCCCGATCGCTTTTGCATTGGCGATAGGCCCGCTCGGATTCATACCCACGCTCGTGCTGACAACTTTGCTCGGCGCATGGAGTAGCAAACGCATGACCTGGGCATTCGCGCTTTCGCTCACAGCGGGTCTGACGGCGCTCTGCACGGTCCTGTTCGTCAAAATGCTGCAGATGCCCGTCCCGTTATTTGGACCTTGGCTGGATTGGTGA
- a CDS encoding Uncharacterized 52.8 kDa protein in TAR-I ttuC' 3'region: protein MDLLNNLTLGMSTALNPVNVLFCFIGAFLGTAVGVLPGVGPLATIAMLLPITFKVSPEASVIMLAGVYYGAQYGGSTTAILINLPGEASSAVTAIDGYQMARQGRAGTALAIAAIGSFVAGTFSTLLIAAFAGPLSRLALTFGPVEYFSLMTLGLVASITLANGSLLKAVAMILLGLLLGTIGTDIYTGSARFTLGLDSLADGLPIVAFGAGIYGISEILTGLEHEARARGVIAKVSGLLPRRSELKQSAAPVARGAILGSILGVLPGGGPLLASFGSYAMEKKLSGNPERFGKGAIEAVAGPESANNAGAQTSFVPMLTLGIPSNPIMALMMGALIIQGITPGPDFMTSHPTLFWGVIASMWVGNLMLLVLNLPLIGLWVKLLTVPQRALFPAIVAFASVGVYSVNINGFDLLIMALFGVVGYLMTKCNCEPAPLLLGFILGPMIEEYFRRAMAISQGDAIVFIQRPLSATMLVLAAIMLIVAMLPSISMRRKEIFVDDEG, encoded by the coding sequence ATGGATCTTCTCAACAACCTGACGCTTGGGATGTCCACGGCGTTGAACCCGGTGAACGTGCTTTTCTGCTTCATCGGAGCGTTTCTGGGCACGGCGGTTGGCGTTTTGCCGGGCGTGGGGCCATTGGCGACCATCGCCATGCTTCTGCCCATTACCTTCAAGGTATCGCCTGAAGCTTCCGTGATCATGCTGGCGGGCGTCTACTATGGCGCGCAATATGGCGGTTCAACGACGGCCATTCTGATCAATCTGCCCGGTGAAGCCTCTTCTGCGGTCACTGCCATTGACGGGTATCAGATGGCCCGCCAGGGGCGCGCGGGCACCGCGCTCGCGATAGCCGCAATCGGCTCCTTTGTCGCGGGAACGTTCTCGACGCTGTTGATCGCGGCCTTCGCTGGGCCTCTATCGCGGCTCGCCTTGACGTTTGGCCCGGTCGAGTATTTCTCCTTGATGACTCTCGGCCTCGTCGCGTCCATCACGCTGGCTAACGGCTCGCTGCTGAAGGCTGTGGCGATGATCCTGCTCGGGCTCTTGCTGGGAACGATTGGTACGGATATCTACACGGGCAGCGCGCGGTTCACGCTCGGTCTCGACAGTCTCGCGGACGGGCTGCCCATCGTCGCTTTTGGCGCTGGAATCTACGGCATTTCAGAAATACTGACGGGCCTTGAGCACGAGGCGCGGGCGCGCGGGGTCATTGCCAAGGTGTCGGGCTTGTTGCCCCGGAGATCCGAACTCAAGCAAAGCGCTGCTCCGGTGGCACGGGGCGCAATCCTTGGTTCGATTCTCGGCGTTCTTCCCGGTGGAGGTCCTTTGCTCGCGTCCTTTGGCTCCTACGCGATGGAAAAGAAACTCTCGGGGAACCCTGAGCGTTTTGGGAAAGGCGCGATCGAGGCTGTAGCAGGTCCGGAATCGGCGAATAATGCCGGAGCACAGACCTCTTTCGTGCCGATGTTGACCTTGGGCATTCCTTCGAACCCGATCATGGCGCTTATGATGGGGGCTCTTATCATTCAGGGGATTACGCCCGGTCCCGATTTCATGACGTCTCACCCTACGCTCTTCTGGGGGGTCATTGCGTCGATGTGGGTCGGCAACCTGATGCTGCTGGTGTTAAATCTGCCCCTCATCGGGTTGTGGGTCAAACTGCTGACCGTGCCTCAGCGTGCACTCTTTCCCGCTATTGTGGCTTTCGCTTCGGTTGGTGTGTACAGCGTCAATATAAATGGCTTCGACTTGCTGATCATGGCCCTGTTCGGTGTCGTCGGCTATCTCATGACGAAATGCAATTGCGAGCCGGCGCCCCTTCTACTGGGATTCATCCTCGGCCCCATGATCGAAGAGTATTTCCGGCGCGCCATGGCTATTTCGCAAGGGGACGCCATCGTATTCATTCAGCGGCCCCTCAGTGCGACGATGCTTGTACTGGCGGCCATCATGCTCATCGTTGCGATGCTCCCCAGCATTTCGATGCGACGAAAGGAAATCTTCGTGGATGATGAAGGGTAG